The Thamnophis elegans isolate rThaEle1 chromosome Z, rThaEle1.pri, whole genome shotgun sequence genome contains a region encoding:
- the CLDN12 gene encoding claudin-12 codes for MGCRDVHAATVLAFLSGTAALSGLIAAALLPNWRQIRLYTFNKNEKNVTVYTGLWIKCVRFDGSKDCVIYDTKWYKTVDQLDLRVLQLALPISMLTTVLALFLCLIGMCNTAFVSTVPNIKQVRCLINSAGCHLVASLFFLLACVICLIPSVWVIFYNRELNQKYEPVFTFDISVYIAIASAGGLLFTAILLCLWYCACKTLPSPFWQPLYSHAPSVHSYASQPYAARSRHSAIEIDIPVVTCAS; via the coding sequence ATGGGCTGTCGGGACGTTCATGCTGCGACGGTCCTAGCCTTCCTCTCTGGAACAGCTGCTTTATCGGGACTCATTGCTGCCGCACTGCTTCCAAACTGGAGACAAATACGACTCTACACCtttaacaaaaatgaaaagaacgTGACCGTTTACACTGGGCTGTGGATTAAGTGTGTTCGCTTTGATGGGAGCAAAGACTGTGTCATTTATGACACCAAGTGGTACAAAACAGTCGACCAGCTAGATTTGCGTGTCCTCCAGTTGGCTCTTCCCATTAGCATGTTGACCACTGTCTTGGCCCTTTTTCTCTGTTTAATTGGCATGTGTAACACAGCCTTTGTATCCACCGTGCCCAACATCAAGCAGGTCAGATGCCTCATCAATAGTGCAGGCTGCCATCTTGTGGCcagccttttctttcttcttgcttGCGTCATTTGCCTGATACCGTCAGTCTGGGTCATCTTTTATAATAGAGAGCTGAATCAAAAATATGAGCCTGTTTTCACCTTTGACATTTCTGTTTACATTGCTATTGCCAGTGCAGGTGGCTTATTATTTACAGCTATTCTCTTATGCCTCTGGTACTGTGCATGCAAGACCCTACCTTCCCCTTTCTGGCAGCCTCTATATTCTCATGCCCCTAGTGTGCACAGCTATGCTTCCCAGCCATATGCTGCGCGATCACGGCACTCTGCCATTGAAATTGACATCCCTGTGGTGACGTGTGCTTCTTAA
- the GTPBP10 gene encoding GTP-binding protein 10 encodes MVWLSRALLGRQYGRFMDDLRIYVKGGSGGMGYSRLGGIGGKGGDVWLIADEKMTLKKMKDKYPRKRFVAEAGTNSSIAALKGNKGNDCEVTVPPGIFVTTDDGKELGKLDKEGERLLVAHGGIGGCPVTNFLPTKGQAHTIHLDLKLIADVGLIGFPNAGKSSLLARISRAKPQIADYAFTTLSPEIGTVTYPDHKQITVADLPGLIEGAHANKGRGHKFLKHVERTKQLLFVIDVSGFQLSSQTPFRTAFETIMLLAKELELYKEELQTKSALLAVNKMDLPNAKETYEKLMEQLQKPQNYLHLLPPKMIPEVAVNFKEIIPISAHTGEGSEQLIACLRKIIDQEAEEKIESYQREQLSALHLSKI; translated from the exons TATGGCAGATTTATGGATGACCTAAGGATCTATGTGAAAGGTGGATCTGGTGGAATGGGTTATTCCCGCTTAGGTGGCATTGGAGGAAAAGGCGGTGATGTCTGGTTAATAGCAGATGAAAAAATGACcttgaagaaaatgaaagataaaTATCCAAGAAAGCGGTTTGTAGCAGAGGCAGGAACCAACAGTAG TATTGCTGCACTGAAAGGTAATAAAGGAAACGACTGTGAAGTAACTGTGCCTCCAGGAATATTTGTTACTACAGATGATGGGAAAGAGCTTG gtAAACTTGACAAAGAAGGAGAAAGATTGTTGGTAGCCCATGGAGGTATTGGTGGATGTCCTGTAACAAATTTCTTGCCCACCAAAGGTCAAGCTCACACGATACATCTTGATCTAAAACTTATTGCAGATGTCGGTTTAATTGG ATTTCCAAATGCAGGAAAGTCATCTTTATTAGCTAGGATCTCTCGTGCCAAACCTCAAATTGCAGATTATGCTT ttacaacattATCTCCTGAAATTGGAACTGTGACATATCCTGATCACAAGCAG ATAACAGTTGCTGATCTTCCAGGATTAATAGAAGGTGCTCATGCAAATAAAGGAAGAGGCCATAAGTTTTTGAAGCACGTGGAAAGGACTAAACAGCTTCTCTTTGTT attGATGTTTCTGGGTTCCAACTATCTTCTCAAACACCATTCAGAACAGCTTTTGAAACTATAATGTTACTAGCAAAG GAGCTGGAACTGTATAAAGAAGAACTTCAAACTAAATCTGCATTGCTTGCTGTGAATAAAATGGATTTGCCTAATGCTAAAGAAACATATGAAAAATTAATGGAACAACTACAGAAACCTCAAA atTATTTACACTTGCTTCCACCAAAGATGATTCCTGAAGTCGCTGTCAATTTCAAAGAGATCATTCCTATATCTGCACATACTGGAGAAGGGTCTGAGCAGTTGATTGCATGCTTAAGAAAAATAATAgatcaagaagcagaagaaaagattGAAAGTTATCAGAGGGAGCAACTCAGTGCATTGCATCTCTCAAAAATATAG